A genomic region of Raphanus sativus cultivar WK10039 chromosome 6, ASM80110v3, whole genome shotgun sequence contains the following coding sequences:
- the LOC108842032 gene encoding protein PALE CRESS, chloroplastic codes for MASTSLVLTLASPLFSRRSVSARVALTMITEPSVKLGRRRRRRRCSGKEEVLLEGMPPEYYDDEWQARQREKTRELRRMQREEEEEEERKIEEYREIGLRLKEFPEQDLRKARKLVSTFITAAEEVEERIEEAAEKGELDELVLMIIWNRLDLARRDDEKDAIRSLDLLYRRVETEILKRQASPAMKLLNDLLNMHDGFGDDAWLKDCRKRMAETFPREDPFSILMPPGFDIDMHQGPLRSPVETDDTLLRVDFVREVDALLHEVRLIEEDEEEAGKKGEVLDPEAIARKLKQQEKKRTIRQVEALLDLALNLKW; via the exons ATGGCGTCGACGTCGTTGGTGCTAACGTTAGCATCTCCTCTGTTTAGTCGTCGGTCTGTTTCCGCTAGGGTAGCCTTGACGATGATTACAGAGCCCTCAG TAAAattgggaagaagaagaagaagaagaagatgctcGGGGAAAGAAGAAGTGCTTCTAGAAGGAATGCCACCGGAGTATTATGATGAT GAATGGCAAGCTCGGCAGAGGGAGAAGACGAGAGAACTGAGGCGGATGCAGcgggaggaagaagaagaagaagagagaaagattGAAGAGTACCGTGAAATCGGCTTGAGGTTGAAGGAATTTCCTGAGCAAGACTTGAGGAAAGCTAGAAAGCTCGTCTCCACCTTCATCACTGCTGCTGAGGAAGTCGAAGAg AGAATTGAAGAAGCAGCTGAGAAAGGAGAACTGGACGAGCTTGTTCTCATGATCATATGGAACCGCCTTGACCTTGCTCGCCGTGAt GACGAGAAGGACGCTATAAGAAGTCTTGATCTCTTGTATAGAAGAGTCGAG ACAGAGATCTTAAAACGGCAAGCAAGTCCTGCCATGAAGCTGCTGAATGATCTTCTAAACATGCATGATGGCTTTGGAGACGATGCTTGGCTGAAAGACTGCAGAAAACGAATGGCTGAGACATTCCCACGGGAAGACCCCTTCAGCATTCTAATGCCACCCGGTTTCGACATTGATATG CATCAAGGACCGTTACGGTCGCCTGTTGAGACAGACGACACCCTTCTCAGAGTAGACTTTGTAAGAGAAGTGGATGCATTGCTGCATGAAGTGAGACTAATAGAGGAAGACGAGGAGGAAGCTGGTAAGAAAGGAGAGGTGCTGGACCCTGAAGCGATAGCACGTAAGTTGAAGCAGCAAGAGAAGAAGCGAACCATCCGTCAAGTTGAAGCCCTTCTTGATTTGGCCCTCAACTTGAAGTGGTAG